In the genome of Naumovozyma dairenensis CBS 421 chromosome 7, complete genome, the window tatgGTGAAGAAACGAATAGCACCCCAGTCATTACGGCTTCAGTTAATGGTGAAAAAGATGTAAAGACGGTGAAAGAAGGACCGGAAGGTGACCAAAAGGCGGGGGAAGCTTTGgaaatgaataaagatACCAACCAAGTTGGCCAAAGTAACAAGGACCAACCAAGTCATTTAGATGCTTTGCAAGCGTTATCATCTCAGATGAATCAAGTATCTACAAcaaatagtaataatattaataatattaataataataataatagtaataataataattctaattttgCAAATAATACGAATTTGGATAGTActaataatgttaataataacaatgaagTTTCACCTGTTAATAATGTTGTGGTTTCACACACAAATAATTTGGATGACAATAATGGTGACGCGAATGTGAATGGCAATAGTAACAATTTCCCTCAACCAGGGGGAATGCCCTGGGGTCAATTTCAACAAACAATGCCAGGATTTCCAAATCAACAACCAGCTATGTTACCACCACAACCACAACAAAATGTTAAGGCTGacatttcaaaagataGTTGTAAAATGTTTATAGGTGGATTGAATTGGGAAACAACAGAAGATGGTCTCCGGAATTATTTTAATAAGTATGGTAATGTCATTGagttgaagataatgaaggATGGAGCAACAGGTAGATCTAGAGGTTTTGGGTTTTTAACTTTCGAACATCCATCGAGCGTTGACGAAGTGGTTAAAACACAACATATATTGGATGGTAAGGTTATCGATCCAAAAAGATCAATTCCAAAAGAGGAACAAGATAAAATCGGTAAAATATTTGTTGGCGGTATCGGTACAGATGTCCGTCCAAAGGAATTTGAGGAATTTTTTGCCCAATTTGGGACTATCATTGACGCTCAATTAATGTTAGATAAAGATACTGGTAGATCAAGAGGGTTTGGTTTTATAACTTATGACTCAGCAGATGCTGTCGACAAAGTATGCCAAAATAAGTATATAGACTTTAAAGGCAAGCAAATAGAAGTTAAGAGAGCACAACAGAGACATTCACACGGTAAACCGGCGGATGCTTCAAACAGTCAGATGCTAACTCCAAATCCTATGGCAACGCCAGGGATGGTGAACCCGATGGGTCAGATGTATCAAAATCCAATGATGCCAGGTTTTAATCCGATGTTCAACCCTCAAGCAATGACTGATTATTACCAAAGAATGCAGGACTACTATAAACAAATGCAAGCACAAACAGGGATCGACTACTCACAAATGTATCAACAGCAGATGGCCATGATGATGCCTGGATTTTCCATACCTCAAGGAACTGATGGGTCAGGTTCCCCAACATCAGATTCCGTAACTCCATCTACGCAACCAGAAATATCAGAGgcaaataatgaagaaaattcatcttctaatgttCAAACAATTGGGGAAGAATCTGCACCAGCACCGGCACCAGCGCCTGCACCTGTGACTATAGAGCCATCCATCCCTACAAcggatgaagaaaaaaccAGGGCACCAGCTTCGCCACCGCTGCTGAATCTTCCAAAGGGTCCGAGAGACCCAACTGCAACAGCTACGATACATCATCAATACCAACGTAACAATGACCGTggtcattattattctaaTGGTAGGGATAGAAAGTATGGACGTGATGAAGATCGCGATCGCGATCGTGACCGTGGTCGTGGCGGTTACCATGGAGGACATCGTGGTGGGTACCGTGGAAATCGTGGACGTGGAGGAGGATACAATAAGCGTAAGAACGGGTATCGTCCGTATTAAGGAATGCATATAATATGTACAGAGACTATAGATTATGTAATGTTAATATATCGTAGCTAAAAATACGTATGGTTTTCTGTGGAATAAATACTAGGCTTTTCAACACAGTTATTCAGATGTACTCTTTACATCTCGAGCGTTCCTAGTTccttttttgaaaattaacAGTGCCTTCCCTGACAAAGCTTAAACATATAATGGTTTTATGTACGCAATCTAAATTAGCCACTTGACAGTTGATTTCTCAGCCGCTTATATCACCATGCGAAAGGCCTAGTTGAACAATGGCATATGTGTTCAACATTGACAAGAATAACCAAATAATGACCCCAATGATTGTTATTATCCAATTATTCGCCATATAAACGATgtcaacttcttcttcatcgcCATTGCTACCTGCTGGTACTATATCATCGGTGTCTCTTTCGACATCAGCGCTTGTTTCTGTATCGATGTTAGAGTTTTGTTCAGTACCTTTCTTACGTACAATCTCTGTCTTCATAATAGATTTATTACATgtaaaataaatcaatggTGCTACTAAAAATGGCAAGACAATTGACAATACCACTTGTGAAGCGTTCAACGCCTTAGACATGGCTTCTTTACCAATGAAGATAGAGATAAATAAACATGGAATCATAGAAATAGATCTTGTGACCAATCTTCTTTGCCATGGGATTAATTTCCAATCGATGTGACCTTCGCTGACAATCTGACCCGCCATTGTACAAACGATACCTGCAGATTGCCCACTCAACAGTAAGGCTAACATGAAAATTGTTCCAGCTGCTGGGGCAAGCgtctttgaaagaagatcATGAATGACAAATAAGTCTGCATCAGAAGCCCCTGGTGTATCATATAAAGTGGCACCAGCAATGATCAATATTGAACAATTAACGAATAGTGCCATAGTAAATAATGTTAGGGCAAGTTCAAccattgaatatttcataCAGTATCTAATAGCATCTAAAGTTGGTCTATAATTGAAATATCTTTTATCTAagaattcttctttatttttcttttcattattatcatctaCTAAAGAATAGTTACCATGCTGAACGTCATAATCCAATAATCTTGGCTGAACCAATCCGGACCCCAAGAATAGAGAATGAGGCATAACTGTTGCCCCCAGAATAGAAATGGCAGTATACATACCATTATGTTGAAACATTTGACTAGATGGAACGAATCCCCTGAACACTTTCCTGACAGATGTTGATTTAGGTATATAAGCTAATTCGATAGaaaaacaaatacaaaCCCCTATAACCAAGACAGCGACTCCGTATTCGAAATAACGAACAAACCTCAACGATGAACTACCAGGTTTATAAGTGAACATAATTATGAATACATCAGCCACGGTAATGGCAACACCTGCCGGTAATGGAACTTTAATAAGGATATTTAATGCGATAGCGGTACCGATGACTTCAGCAATATCAGTTGCAATGATGGCGCATTCTgcaaagaaataaatgatataGTTCATCCATTTGGGTAAATGCATTCGGCAAGCTCTTGATAAATCGAGACCTGTGACAGTACCCAATTTGATACATAATAATTGTAAGAAAATCGCAatgaaattagataaaagaataatacAGAGCAATGAGAATTGGTTAGAGGCACCTGCGCTGACAGCAGTGGAGTAATTACCTGGATCAATATATGCGACACTGACCATTAGACCTGGTCCTATAAATTGGATATATTTGCGTAAGACCTCTAAAAGGTGATCTTTTACTCGAATATGTTTCTTGAAAACCTTCTGCTGAGAAACATTACTGGATATTGATACAGTTTGTGCAATGGTATGCGGCTTACTTTCTGAAATGGCATTTTTGCAATCGTCACCCtctaaatcattatcatttctCTTATGAAGATGAGGTTCATTTGATACTTGTTGAGAAGAGCTTCCAACTGtcattttttctattatattttggaaGTTAAAATAATGCTGCTGCTTACTCCGAGGTTGATGAAACAGAATTAGCAAATCGTTAACGTGACCAATAACTGGATGCTTGGGATCATTGGGTACTCTTTGGATGGTATAAGTGCGGTGCTTCTTCGAGCCTTGGGATGTTAAGTTTGATAAGTCTTATTTAGTCTACTAAAGTACAGGGGAAGGAGCTCTGTACAGTCTGAGTTCCACAGCAAGAATTTGGATACGTGCAGATGGCGTTTCAATTACGCGTCTCACATTTTCGAGGCctgattttattttgcCCTGCACACGCGGTAGCGGCGCCAGCAATAAAAATGAcactgataataataaacagCGCGGTTCATCCAAGAGCTTCTTGTGCTTGTAGagaatatatacatatacagatatatatatatatatatattgtttattatttaaacatcaaaataccaataatggtttgaaaaatgaCCATAATNNNNNNNNNNNNNNNNNNNNCTGGAACTACGAGGATATTCTAAGCATCGATTCTATAaccaaatatttcaatatagTTAGCCAAATATGTCAATATAGTTAGCCAAATCTTGTACACTTCAATGGGGGCAGCAGAtgaaatattctttctGCCATCAACCCAAATCGTACATAAAGTTACATGTCTATCCTATACACTTTTTTATTAagtaataaatttcaaattttatattttaaatgaCAGGAGGGgaaaaatacaataaaaaaattacacAATATCTAGTGTTTTTAGAAGTTTtacatttatttattcttcttcttccaaaGTTTGAGCGGCGATACGATCTAAATCTCTTTGTCCATTTTCAGAGATTCTTCTACCACCCTTTGGAGAGATTTCAACAACACCAATCTTTTCTAAAGCTTGTAGAACCTTTCTGTTAACGGAACCAGAAGCATCAATGTGCTTGTATGGTCTAACACCTCTGCTCTTGGCACCACCGTAcaatttgttcaatttaCCAACACCAACTTGTTTTCTCAAGTAGATGTGTCTGGCAACAGAAGCAGCACGCTTGTAGAACCAACCTTCGGAATCTTGTGGTGGCATTTCGTTACCAGATGAGGTCTTGACAATGTCAACATAACCTGGAACTTCTAATTTACCTTGTCTTTGCAAGAAAGAGGCATAAGCGTTGATGAAATCTTGAGCAGCAACGTCTCtgaagtaataataatattaatagtattAATATTAGTTTATGTTAGTATAATCTCATTCAAATCGTTTGCATTTTAGATATAAAGAAGTTTCCTGCAATGATCTCTTAAGACACCAATGGTGTTCGTAATTTTATCTTGTTGTTCGCCGGTTTTTTTAAGTACAATTCTACAGTTTTATCTCATAGAGTATTTGGTAATTAAACACAGATTTCTGATTCATTCAGTGTACTGTCTTCTTCAACGAGTAATTTTAGACAGATCTGCACCCACTTTGAACCAGCTTgttctttttatatattactattgGTCTGTCATTTAGTCTAAACTTCTTTTAAATCACCAATTCACCAATTTCAGAATAACTGTGGGTGTATCTGTCATCTTTTATCATATATTATCTTGCGACTTTCTTGCAGCTGGACGGTCAAACTTCCCTCTATCAATCTTCAAATGGTATATTACATACCTAACGGAAACACCTGGCATCTTTGTTCTGTTAATTTCTCTTGGTTTGAAATATCTCCTCAGGTTGTTAATTGCGAAATAAAAGCCAATATACTACTAATACCTCTTTTACCTGCCTCTACTTCAAAGTTCTGCCTATTCTCAGGCAGGGCAATATCTAAACGTTAGGCTGCGGGTGACGCTTACTCCATTTAGGTATGAAATCTAGCTCGCTCGGTAATCCTGGCTTCAAAGTTATAAAAGTTCAAGATATCTCCTAAATTAAAGTTGTTAATGCATGGGTGTTATTTAGATAATGTACGGATGTTAAAACGTCCTAAAAACTTTCGCTGATATTATCCTTGCTAAAATACATAGTAACTATTGttcataaaataaatactAGAAAAATAACCGTCTATTACATAATCAGTTCCATGTACATAATATGAGAAAGTACGGAAATATTGGAGGGACATGTATTTCTACAACAATTTCTTTACCCTCTTTGAATAACCCGTAAATGTGTAGGATATAGAACCAATTTAAAACGATAATTTCAAGAGATTTGTATTTCGTGTTAAGGCTCCAGGTATgctttatctttattcgGTGTTCGGGTACTGAACTAGAAAGATTATTTTAATAGGCTTACTTTGCTCATATGCGAGTTTCATTAGAAATCCGAAACGAACACTAGAACATAGATGCAAAACAAAGGAGGATACGAATGAAAAGTTATTCaattaaagatgataaattatacATAGTTTTAAAGAGAGTGTTAAAAAAACTACCTAACTTACACCTTGAAACCCAAGGATCTTCTCTTACCTCTACCTCTTTCGAACTTTCTACCCTTAGAAAGGATTCTTGGAGCCTTGTTCTTGTGTGGACCCATACCGAAGTGTCTAACAGCTTCTCTGGAGTTTCTTGGACCT includes:
- the HRP1 gene encoding Hrp1p (similar to Saccharomyces cerevisiae HRP1 (YOL123W); ancestral locus Anc_3.49); protein product: MSSDEEDFNDIYGEETNSTPVITASVNGEKDVKTVKEGPEGDQKAGEALEMNKDTNQVGQSNKDQPSHLDALQALSSQMNQVSTTNSNNINNINNNNNSNNNNSNFANNTNLDSTNNVNNNNEVSPVNNVVVSHTNNLDDNNGDANVNGNSNNFPQPGGMPWGQFQQTMPGFPNQQPAMLPPQPQQNVKADISKDSCKMFIGGLNWETTEDGLRNYFNKYGNVIELKIMKDGATGRSRGFGFLTFEHPSSVDEVVKTQHILDGKVIDPKRSIPKEEQDKIGKIFVGGIGTDVRPKEFEEFFAQFGTIIDAQLMLDKDTGRSRGFGFITYDSADAVDKVCQNKYIDFKGKQIEVKRAQQRHSHGKPADASNSQMLTPNPMATPGMVNPMGQMYQNPMMPGFNPMFNPQAMTDYYQRMQDYYKQMQAQTGIDYSQMYQQQMAMMMPGFSIPQGTDGSGSPTSDSVTPSTQPEISEANNEENSSSNVQTIGEESAPAPAPAPAPVTIEPSIPTTDEEKTRAPASPPLLNLPKGPRDPTATATIHHQYQRNNDRGHYYSNGRDRKYGRDEDRDRDRDRGRGGYHGGHRGGYRGNRGRGGGYNKRKNGYRPY
- the RPS19A gene encoding 40S ribosomal protein eS19 (similar to Saccharomyces cerevisiae RPS19B (YNL302C) and RPS19A (YOL121C); ancestral locus Anc_3.51) codes for the protein MPGVSVRDVAAQDFINAYASFLQRQGKLEVPGYVDIVKTSSGNEMPPQDSEGWFYKRAASVARHIYLRKQVGVGKLNKLYGGAKSRGVRPYKHIDASGSVNRKVLQALEKIGVVEISPKGGRRISENGQRDLDRIAAQTLEEEE
- the SMF1 gene encoding divalent metal ion transporter SMF1 (similar to Saccharomyces cerevisiae SMF1 (YOL122C); ancestral locus Anc_3.50), whose translation is MTVGSSSQQVSNEPHLHKRNDNDLEGDDCKNAISESKPHTIAQTVSISSNVSQQKVFKKHIRVKDHLLEVLRKYIQFIGPGLMVSVAYIDPGNYSTAVSAGASNQFSLLCIILLSNFIAIFLQLLCIKLGTVTGLDLSRACRMHLPKWMNYIIYFFAECAIIATDIAEVIGTAIALNILIKVPLPAGVAITVADVFIIMFTYKPGSSSLRFVRYFEYGVAVLVIGVCICFSIELAYIPKSTSVRKVFRGFVPSSQMFQHNGMYTAISILGATVMPHSLFLGSGLVQPRLLDYDVQHGNYSLVDDNNEKKNKEEFLDKRYFNYRPTLDAIRYCMKYSMVELALTLFTMALFVNCSILIIAGATLYDTPGASDADLFVIHDLLSKTLAPAAGTIFMLALLLSGQSAGIVCTMAGQIVSEGHIDWKLIPWQRRLVTRSISMIPCLFISIFIGKEAMSKALNASQVVLSIVLPFLVAPLIYFTCNKSIMKTEIVRKKGTEQNSNIDTETSADVERDTDDIVPAGSNGDEEEVDIVYMANNWIITIIGVIIWLFLSMLNTYAIVQLGLSHGDISG